In one window of Ruminococcus hominis DNA:
- a CDS encoding manganese efflux pump MntP codes for MNILELFILAVGLSMDAFAVSICKGLSLGKIQKKHMAIAGAWFGCFQALMPLIGFFAGRFFAEKLTQYDHWVAFILLLFIGGSMIKESLGEEEESNDAMDIKTMFLLAVATSIDALAVGVTFAFLKVAILPAVVFIGVVTFVFSAAGIKIGSIFGTKYKSKAELCGGIILILIGLKILLEGTGIL; via the coding sequence ATGAACATTTTAGAGCTTTTTATTTTAGCAGTTGGCCTTTCTATGGATGCTTTTGCAGTATCGATTTGCAAAGGGTTATCGCTGGGAAAGATCCAGAAGAAACATATGGCAATTGCAGGGGCGTGGTTTGGATGCTTTCAGGCATTGATGCCATTGATCGGATTTTTTGCAGGTCGTTTTTTCGCTGAAAAACTGACACAGTATGATCACTGGGTTGCATTTATACTATTGTTGTTTATCGGCGGAAGTATGATAAAAGAATCATTGGGTGAAGAGGAAGAGTCAAATGATGCAATGGATATAAAAACAATGTTTTTGCTTGCGGTTGCGACGAGTATTGATGCTCTGGCAGTTGGTGTGACATTTGCTTTTCTGAAAGTTGCAATTTTACCTGCAGTTGTATTTATCGGAGTTGTAACATTTGTTTTTTCAGCAGCAGGAATCAAAATCGGAAGTATATTTGGAACAAAATATAAATCAAAAGCAGAATTATGTGGTGGAATCATTTTGATATTAATCGGGTTGAAGATTCTGCTAGAAGGAACTGGAATTTTATAG
- the rseP gene encoding RIP metalloprotease RseP translates to MGIIIAILLFSAIVIFHELGHFLLAKANKIRVDEFSLGMGPTLIGKQIGETKFSLKLLPLGGACMMGEDDADDTAEGSFNSKSVWARISVIAAGPIFNFILAWILCIIMVGWIGYHSPEIGAVETGYSAAEQGLQAGDVITKINGHSIHLWEEITLYNFSTKEGDALSVTYERDGKTHTAELLAKQLENDSYARLGIVSIGERTKPGVFGTLKYGAYTVKYWISYTFECLKMLLSGQVGINQMSGPVGIVSVVDNAYQQAKPAGMQVVWLNILNIGILLTANLGVMNLIPFPALDGGRLIFLFIEAIRGKRIPPEKEGMVHFAGFALLMILMVIVMYNDIMRIF, encoded by the coding sequence ATGGGTATAATCATTGCGATTTTATTGTTTAGCGCAATTGTAATTTTTCATGAATTAGGTCATTTTTTGCTTGCCAAAGCAAATAAAATCCGAGTTGATGAGTTCTCCTTGGGTATGGGACCGACATTGATCGGGAAACAGATCGGAGAGACAAAATTTTCTCTGAAATTGCTTCCTCTGGGTGGTGCATGCATGATGGGAGAGGACGATGCGGATGATACAGCGGAAGGAAGTTTTAATAGTAAATCCGTATGGGCAAGAATTTCTGTTATTGCAGCAGGACCGATATTTAATTTCATACTGGCATGGATCCTTTGTATTATTATGGTTGGATGGATTGGATATCATTCACCGGAAATAGGTGCGGTAGAAACAGGGTATTCTGCTGCGGAACAAGGTTTACAGGCAGGAGATGTTATTACGAAGATCAATGGTCATAGCATTCATTTGTGGGAAGAAATTACATTGTATAATTTTTCAACAAAAGAGGGCGATGCATTGTCTGTCACATATGAACGTGATGGAAAAACGCATACCGCAGAACTGCTGGCAAAACAATTGGAAAATGATTCCTATGCCAGACTTGGTATCGTAAGTATTGGTGAGCGTACAAAACCGGGAGTTTTCGGTACATTAAAGTACGGTGCCTATACAGTGAAATACTGGATATCTTATACTTTCGAATGTTTAAAAATGTTGCTTAGCGGACAGGTTGGAATCAATCAGATGTCAGGGCCGGTCGGAATCGTATCGGTAGTAGACAATGCATATCAACAGGCAAAACCAGCGGGAATGCAGGTGGTATGGCTGAATATTTTAAATATCGGGATTTTGTTGACAGCAAACTTAGGGGTGATGAATCTCATACCATTTCCTGCATTAGATGGTGGACGCTTGATATTTTTGTTTATTGAAGCTATTCGAGGAAAACGCATTCCGCCGGAAAAAGAAGGAATGGTTCATTTTGCAGGATTCGCATTGTTAATGATATTAATGGTGATTGTTATGTATAATGACATTATGAGAATTTTTTAA